GAGCAGCGGGTTGCTCACGTCGGTGGCCACGCGCACGTCGACTCCGGCGAACTTCGAACGCAGCAAAGACAAATCCACCGACTCAACCGTCCTCAGTGGACCGCCGCCCAACTCCAGCGAGGGCGTCACCGAAGCGCCGAGTGCCCGCAGCATGCCCGAGCCGCCGTCCGTGCTCGCCGTTCCGCCGACGGTCAGCACCACCTGCCGCGCCCCGCGGTCCAGCGCGTGCGCGATCAGCTCACCGACGCCCCAGGTGTGCGCCGCCAGCGCCGTTTCCGGTGACGGCTCGACGAACTCGATGCCGCACGCCCGCGCCGATTCGATGTACGCGGTCTCACCCAGCACCGCGTACCGCGCCTCGACCGGGGCGTCCAGCGGCCCGCGCACCGACAGCTCCACCCGCTCCGCGCCCGCCGCGTACAGCACGTCCAGCGTGCCCTCGCCGCCGTCGGCCACCGGGCACAGCATGGTCTCCGCGTCCCCGAAGACGTCGCGCACGCCGTCGCGGATCGCCTCGGCGGCCTCCATCGCGGTCAGGCTGCCCTTGAACTTGTCCGGCGCGATCAGGACCTTCACGCCGTCACCGCCGTAAGGGGAGGTTCACCGGCCAGCACCGCGGCCACGTTGCGCGCCGCGAGCAGGGCCATTTCGGTGCGGGTCTCCACGGTCGCCGAGCCGAGATGCGGCGTGATCACCACGTTCTCCAGGTCGAGCAGGCGCGGTTCCACTTCGGGCTCCTTCTCGAACACGTCCAGCGCGGCGCCGGCGAGCACGCCTTCGGCCAGCGCTTCGGCCAGCGCGGCCTCGTCGACCACCGGGCCGCGCGTGGTGTTGATCAGATAGGCGCCCGGCTTCATGGTGCGCAGCGAGGAAGCGTTGATCAGGTGCCGGGTCTCCGGGGTGAGCGGGCAGTGCAGCGAGACGAAGTCGGCCGACCGCAGCAGTTCCTCCAGCGGCAGGCGCCGCGCACCCAGTTCGGCCTCGACCTCGGCCGGCGCCCTGTTCCGTCCACTGTAGACAATCTCGAGGCCGAACGCCCTGGCCCGGCGGGCCATCGCCCGGCCGATCTGGCCGAGCCCGACGATGCCGAGGGTGCGGCCCTGCAGCCCGGCGCCGAGCATGAAGCCGAGGCTGAACTTCCACGGGGTCCGCGCGCGCAGCAGCCGCTCGCCCTCGCTGAGCCGCCGCGTGCTCATCAGCAGCAGGCCGAAGGCGAGGTCGGCGGTGGCGTCGGTGAGCACGCCGGGTGTGTTGGTCACCGTCACCCCGCGCTCGGAGAGCGCTTTCACATCGAGGTTGTCGTACCCGACCGCGACGTTGGCCACCACCGTCAGGCCCGGACCGGCCGCGTCGGCGACCGTACCGTCCACCCGATCGCCGACCATGGTCACCAGCGCGTCCGCCCCGGCGACCCGTTCACGCAGCTCATCGGGCCGCAACGGGCCGTCGGCCACCCACACCTCGCCCGCTTCGCCGAGCACCTTCAGCGCCGGTTCCGGCAGTTGTCCGGTGACCACGATCTTCGGCACGTTCGGCCCACCTCCCGTACTCGGCGACCAGCCCAACATAGCCGGGCGGCGTTCCGTCGTGAACCGGCTGCGGCTACCGCACGTGTCTGTTGGTGACGGCACACAGTTTCGCGACGGGAGGGGTTGCTGATGACGATCTCGACACCGGGAGTTGGCGTGGACGCACACCGGCACACCGGGCACCTGATCCGGCGGGCCCAGCAGATCCACACGTACCTGTGGTCCGCCGAGGTGTCCAAAGAGGTCACCTCGACCCAGTACGCGGTGCTGAGCGCGGTGGCGCTCAATCCGGAGACCGACCAGAACGCGCTCTCGCGCGAGGTCTCGCTGGACACCTCGACGGTGGGCGCGGTGGTGAACCGGCTGATCGACCGCGGTCACCTGCGGCGCGACCGCGATCCCGGCGACCGGCGGCGGAACCTGCTCAGCCTGACCGACGCCGGGCACGCCCTGTTCGGCGAGCTTTCGGTGCGCGCGGCCAGGATGACCGAGGGCATGATCGAGTGCCTGCCGCCGGAGGACCGCGAAGAACTGGTGCGCATCCTCAGCCGGGTGGTCGACGCGGGGGAGGCGAAGCGCGAGAGGGCCGAACACACCCGTTAGCGCGTTCCGTGCACGCAGCTTCCGTGCTATGTTCATATATAGAACTAGTGTGCGGAATGCGAACATGCAAGGGAGCCGGCGATGGCGGAACTCGTCTCGCTCGCGGACGGTGTGGCCGACCTCGTCCGTGACGGGGACACGGTGGCCCTGGAGGGGTTCACCCATCTGATCCCGGTCGCCGCCGGGCACGAGATCATCCGGCAGGGCCGCCGCGGGCTGACCCTGGTCCGGATGACCCCGGACATCGTCTACGACCAGCTGATCGGCGCCGGCTGCGCGAGCAAGCTGATCTTCTCCTGGGGCGGCAATCCCGGGGTCGGTTCGCTGCACCGGTTCCGCGACGCGGTCCAGCACGGCTGGCCGGTGCCGCTGGAGATCGAGGAGCACAGCCACGCCGGCATGGCCAACCGCTACGTGGCCGGTGCCTCCGGGCTGCCGTTCGCCGTGCTGCGGGGCTACTCCGGCACCGATCTGCCGAAGCACACGGCCACCATCAAGCCGATCACCTGCCCGTTCACCGGGGAGCAGCTGGCCGCGGTGCCCGCGCTCAACCCGGACGTGACCATCGTGCACGCCCAGCGCGCCGACCGGAACGGCAACGTGCAGCTGTGGGGCATCGCCGGTGTGCAGAAGGAGGCGGTGCTGGCGGCCAAGCGCTCGCTCGTCACCGTCGAGGAGATCGTCGACGAGCTGGAGCCGCGGCCGGGCGCGCTGGTGCTGCCCTCGTGGGCGGTGACCGCGGTCGCCGAGGCGCCCGGCGGGGCCAAGCCCTCCTACGCCGCCGGTTACTACGACCGGGACAACGACGGCTACCAGGCCTGGGACGCGGTGAGCCGCGACCGCGAGGAGTTCGGCAAGTGGCTGGCGGAGGTGGCGGCATGAGCACCTACACCACCGACGAGATGATGAGCATCGCGGCGGCCCGCGCGCTCGGCGACGGCATGTCCTGCTTCGTGGGCATCGGCCTGCCGAGCACCGCGGCCAATCTCGCCCGCCGTTCGCACGCGCCGAACCTGGTGCTGGTCTACGAATCGGGCTGCCTCGGCGCGAAGCCGGGCAGGCTGCCGCTGTCCATCGGCGATGGTGAGCTGGCCGAGACCGCGGACGCGGTGGTCAGCGTGCCCGAGGTGTTCAACTACTGGCTGCAGCCCGGCCGGATCGATGTCGGCTTTCTCGGCGCGGCCCAGCTGGACAAGTTCGGCAACATCAACACCACCGTGATCGGTGACGACTACGCCGACCCCAAGGTCCGGCTGCCGGGTGCCGGTGGCGCGCCGGAGATCGCCGCGTCCTGCCGCGAGGTCTTCGTGGTGCTGCGCCAGAGCAAGCGCGCCTTCGTGGAGAAGGTGGACTTCGTCACCTCCTTCGGGCACGGTTCGGGCCGGGGCGACCGCGAGCGGCTCGGCCTGCCCGGTGCCGGGCCTACCCTGGTGGTCACCGATCTCGGCCTGCTGCGGCCGGATCCGGAGACCGCCGAGCTGACCCTGACCGATCTGCATCCCGGCGTCGAGGTGGCGCAGGTGCGGGAGGCCACCGGCTGGGCGCTGAAGGTCGCCGACGACCTGCGGCGGACCCCGGAGCCGACCGACGCGGAACTGGCCGGACTGCGAGAGCTGAAGAAGGCGGGCGAATGACCGAGGTATTCGTACTGGACGCGGTGCGCACCCCGTTCGGCAGGTACGGCGGCGCGCTGGCGGGCACCCGGCCCGACGACCTCGCCGCGCACGTGCTGCGCGCGCTCGGCGAGCGCACCGGGCTCGATCCGTCCACTGTGGACGAGGTGGTGCTCGGCAACGCCAACGGCGCCGGTGAGGACAACCGGAACGTGGCCAGGATGGCCACCCTGCTGGCCGGCTGGCCGACCTCGATCCCCGGCGGCACGGTGAACCGGCTGTGCGGGTCCGGGCTGGACGCGGTTTCCCAGGCCAGCAGGCTGATCGCCACCGGGGACGCGTCGCTGGTGGTGGCCGGTGGTGTCGAGTCGATGAGCCGGTCGCCGTGGGTGGTGCAGAAGCCGGAGAAGGCCTTCCCGAACGGCAACCAGACCATGTACTCCACCGCGCTGGGCTGGCGCATGGTGAACCCGGCGATGCCGGAGCAGTGGACGGTCTCGCTGGGGGAGTCCACCGAACTGCTCGCCGAGCGGTACGGCATCGGGCGCGACGAGCAGGACGAGTTCGCCGCGCGCAGCCATGTCAACGCCGCGAAGGCGTGGGACGACGGCTTCTACGACGACCTGGTGGTTCCGGTGCCCGGCACCGAGCTGACCAGGGACGAAGGCATCCGGCCGGACTCCTCGCCGGAGAAGCTGGCCAAGCTCAAGCCGGTGTTCCGCAAGCAGGGCACGGTGACCGCGGGCAACGCCTCGCCGCTCAACGACGGTGCCTCCGCGGTGCTGCTCGGTGACCAGGCCGCCGCCGACCGCGTCGGTGCCACGCCGCTGGCGCGCGTCGCCGGGCGCGGTGCGGCCGGGGTGGACCCGGACGTGTTCGGCATCGGCCCGGTGCGGGCCGCGGAGATCGCGCTGGAGCGCGCGGGCATCGGCTGGGACGACCTCGCCGTGGTGGAGTTGAACGAGGCCTTCGCCGCGCAGTCGCTGGCCTGCCTGCGTGACTGGCCGAAGCTGGACCCGGCGAAGGTCAACCCGCACGGCGGCGCGATCGCCATCGGGCACCCGCTCGGCGCGTCGGGTGGCCGCATCCTCGGCACGCTCGCGCACGACCTCCGCCGCCGCGGTGGTGGCTGGGGACTCGCCGCCATCTGCATCGGCGTCGGCCAGGGTCTGGCCGTGGTGCTGGAAGCCTGAGAAGGGAGCACTCGACGATGAGCCTGCCCACCTACCGGCCGGATCCCGAAGGCACGCACCCGCCGCTCGGCTTCCCCGGGTACCGCTCGACCGCGCTGCGGCACCCGAAGCTGCCGCTGGTGCTGCTGCCGCAGATGCTCACCGAGGTGACCGGCCCGCTGCTCGGACCGGGCAGGCTCGGCGAGCACGACAACGACCTGACCCGGCAGCACGCCGGTGAGCCGCAGGGCCAGCGGATCGTCGTGCACGGGCGCCTGCTCGACGGCGACGGCCGCCCGGTGCGGAACTCGCTGGTCGAGGTCTGGCAGGCCAACGCGGGCGGCCGGTACCGGCACACCGGCGACCGCTGGCCGTCGCCGATCGACCCGAACTTCGACGGTGTCGGGCGCACGCTCACCGACGACAACGGGCACTACGAGTTCACCACCATCAAGCCCGGCGCCTACCCGTGGAAGAACCACGACAACGCCTGGCGGCCGGCGCACATCCACTTCTCGGTGTTCGGCACCTCGTTCACCCAGCGCCTGGTCACCCAGATGTACTTCCCGGAGGACCCGCTCTTCGCCCAGGACCCGATCTTCAACTCGATCCCGGACGAGAAGGCGCGGATGCGCATGGTCTCCCGCTTCGACCTGGAGCGCACGCAGCCGGAATGGGCGCTGGCCTACGAGTTCGACATCGTGCTGCGCGGCCGTGACGCCTCGGTGTTCGAGGACGAGGAGGACGACGAATGAGCACTCCTTCGCAGACCGTCGGCCCGTACCTGTCGATCGGGCTGCCGTGGGACGACGGACCAGAAGTGGTGCCCGAGGGCACGCCGGGCGCGATCGTGCTGCGCGGGGTGATCTACGACGGCAACGGCGACCCGGTGCCGGACGCGATGGTCGAGACCTGGCAGGCCGACGCGGAGGGCCGGTTCGACCACCCCGACGACCCGCGCGGGCGGGTGGCCGGGTTCCGCGGTTTCGGCCGCTGCCCGACCGACGAGCGGGGCCGGTGGTCCATCCGCACGGTGGTACCCGGTCCGGTGCCGGGACGGGACGGGCGGACGCAGGCGCCGCACATCGACGTGTCCGTGCTGGGCCGCGGGCTGCTGCACCGGGTGGTCACCCGGATCTACTTCCCCGAGCACGCCGAGGCCAACGCGGCCGACGAGGTGCTCGACGCGGTCCCCGAGGAACGCCGTGGCACGCTGATCGCGGTGCGCGAAGGTGACGGCTACCGGTTCGACGTGCGGCTCCAGGGCGACGGCGAGACCGTGTTCTTCGAGGTTTAGGGGGTCGGTGTGGCTGTTCAGGTCCACCACGTGGTCGACGGGCCGTCGGACGGGGTGCCGGTGGTGCTCGGCGGTTCGCTCGGCAGCACGCTGGCGATGTGGGAGCCGCAGGTCCGGCCGCTCACCGAAGCGGGCTACCAGGTGATCCGGTACGACCACCGCGGCCACGGCGGTTCGCCAGTGCCCGAAGGTCCGTACGCCCTGGCTGATCTCGGCGGTGACGTGCTGGCGCTGCTGGACGAGCGTGGCATCGAGAAGGCGCACTTCGTCGGGCTGTCGCTGGGCGGCATGACCGGGATGTGGCTGGGCGCGCACGCGCCGGACCGGCTCGCCTCGCTGGTGCTGTGCTGCACGTCGGCGAAGCTGGGGCCGCCGCAGATGTGGGCCGACCGGATCCGCGCGGTCCGCGAGGGCGGCACCGAGTCGCTGGCCTCGGCCGTGGTGGACCGCTGGGTCACCTCGGCGTTCCAGCCCGAACGGCGGGCGGAGCTGGAGCGGATGGTCGCGTCCACTTCGGACGAAGGCTATGCGGGCTGCTGCGCGGCGATCGAGGTGATGGACCTGACCGGGGAGCTGGCCGGGATCACCGTGCCCACGCTGGTGATCAGCGCGTCCGACGACCCGTCCACCCCGCCGCCGCACGGCAAGGCCATCGCCGAAGCCATTCCCGGCGCGCGGTACGCCGAGGTGGGCGACGCCGCGCACCTGGGCAACGTGGAACGACCGGACGAGTTCAGCGAACTGATCCTGGCGAGGCTGGCCGCGCAATGAGCGACGACGAGCTGTACCAGGACGGCATCCGCGTGCGCCGCGAGGTGCTCGGGGACGCGCACGTGGACCGCGCGGTGGCGAACACCACCGAGTTCTCACAGCCGTTCCAGGACTGGATCACCCGCTCGGCGTGGGGCTCGGTGTGGACCCGGCCGGGGCTGGACCGGCGCACGCGCAGCTGCGTCACCCTCGCTGCGCTGGCCGCGCTGCACTGCCACGACGAACTCGCCATGCACGTCCGCGTGGCCATCCACAATGGACTGACCCCGGCCGAGATCTCCGAGGTCCTGCTGCACACCGCGGTCTACGCCGGCGCGCCGGCCGGGAACGCGGCCTTCGCGGTGGCGCAGCGGGTACTCGCCGAGCTGGGTGAGGAGTCCGCTGTTCCGGATCCCGCCGACTAGTGTTGTTCCCATGGATGAGACTCGGGGCGCGCACCACGTGCAGTCGCTGGACCGCGGGCTGGCGGTGATCCGGGCGTTCGGCGCGGACGCCCCCGAGCTGACCCTGAGCGACGTCGCCAGGATCACCGGGCTGACCAGGGCGGCCGCTCGCCGGTTCCTGCTCACCCTGGCCGACCTGGGTTATGTGCGTACCGACGGCAAGTACTTCTCGCTGACCGCGCGCGTGCTGGAGCTGGGGTACGCCTACCTGTCCAGCATGTCGCTGCCCGAGGTGGCCACCCCGCACCTGGAACGGCTCTCCGCCGAGGTGCACGAGTCGAGTTCGGTGTCCGTGCTGGAAGGCGGCGACATCGTCTACGTGGCGCGGGTGGCGGTTTCGCGGATCATGACCGTTTCGATCAACGTGGGCACGCGCTTCCCGGCGTACGCGACCTCGATGGGGCACGTGCTGCTCGCCGGGCTGCCCGCCGACCGGCTGGACGAGTACCTGGCGCAGGCCCGGCTGGACAGGCTGACCGCGCACACGCTGACCTCCGAAGCCGCGTTGCGCGCCGAGCTGGCCGAGGTGCGCGGGCGCGGCTGGGCGCTGGTCGACCAGGAGCTGGAGGAGGGGCTGCGCTCGGTGGCGGCCCCGATCCGCTCGCGCGAGGGCAAGGTGGTCGCCGCGGTGAACGTGTCCACGCACGCCTCGCGGACCACGCTGGAAGCCGTGCGCGACGAGATGGTGCCGCGCCTGCTCGACGCCGCCGAACGCATCGAAGCCGATCTCGCGGTGGCACCGCCGTCGAGGGCAACCCGTGGCTGAGTGCGCCGGGTTGTTGCTGGCGGCCGGCGCCGGGCGCCGGTTCGGTGGTCCCAAGGCACTGGTCGAAGTGGACGGTGAGCCGTTGGTGCGGCGGGCCTTGCGCTCTTTGTCGACTTGTTCGCCGGTGTACGTGGTGACCGGGGCGGCGGCGGACGAGGTCGCCGGGCTGCTTCCTTCGTCGGTTTCTGTGGTGCACGCCTCGGATTGGGCGTCGGGGATGGGCGCTTCGCTGCGGGCCGGGTTGCTTTCTTTGTCTACTGTGGACGCTTCGGCCGTTGTTGTGCACCTGGTGGATCTGCCCGGGGTGACTGGGGACGTGGTGTGCAGGCTGGCTGCGCTCGCCGCACCGGATGTGGTGGCGCGGGCGGCTTATGACGGGGTGCCCGGGCATCCGGTTCTGCTGGGGCGGGAGTACTGGGCGGAGATCGCCGATGCTGTCTCCGGTGACGCTGGTGCCCGCCATTGGCTGGCTGCTCGGGATGATCTGCGGTTGGTGGAGTGCGGGGACTTGGGGAGTGGGCGGGATGTTGATCGTCCTGGGGACCTGCCCCGCCCCGGTCGTTCATTGTGACTACGGCAGAGGTTCTTCTGTTGTGCTCCTGGCTGCCGGTTTGGTCGTGACACTGCTTTGGTCGTGACACTGCGGGGTCAGACTCGCAGGACTCGGGGGCCGGTGGCGGCGATCTCCTCGGCGACCGCGCCGTCGATGCCGTCGTCGGTGATGAAGGTGTCGATGTCGCTCAGTTCGGCGAACCGCGAGAAGTGGTCGTTGCCCACCTTGGTGTGATCGGCCAGCAACACCGTGCGTCGCGCGCAGTTCACCGCTGCGCGCTTCACCATCGACTCGGCCGGATCCGGTGTGGTCAGTCCGCGTTCCACGGAGATCCCGTTGGTGGCCATGAAAGCCACCTCGACGAAGGTCTCGTCCAGTGCGCGCAGTGCCCACGCGTCGACCGAGGCCAGTGTCCGGCTGCGCAACCGGCCACCGACCAGCATCACCGTCAGGTTCGGCCGGGTGGCCAGCGCGAGCGCGATGTTCACCGAATGCGTGACCACGGTCAGTTCACGGTCCAGCGGCAGTTGCTCGGCCACCCTCGCGGTGGTGGTGCCCGCGTCGAGCAGGATCGTGCCCTCCTCGGGCAGTTCGGCCAGCGCCGCCTTGGCGATGCGCTCCTTCTCGGCCGTCATCACGACTTCGCGGGTGGCCACCGCGGGCTCGAAACCCAGTCGCTCCACCGGGATCGCGCCACCGTGCACCCGTCGCAACACCCCGTGCCGTTCCAGCACGGTGAGATCGCGGCGGACCGTCTCCGTGGTGACGGTGAATTCCTCGGCGAGCGTCGCCACGTCGACGCGGCCGAGACCGCGCGCCCGCTCGAGGATGATCTGCTGCCGCTCCTCCGCGTACATCCCCCACCGTCCAGTAGTAGTGATTTTCCCGTCCAGATAACCACACGATGTGAGTTCGTGTTGGGGCTTGCGTCCTTGTTTTGTTGCGAACCGATG
The genomic region above belongs to Amycolatopsis sp. YIM 10 and contains:
- a CDS encoding glycerate kinase, whose protein sequence is MKVLIAPDKFKGSLTAMEAAEAIRDGVRDVFGDAETMLCPVADGGEGTLDVLYAAGAERVELSVRGPLDAPVEARYAVLGETAYIESARACGIEFVEPSPETALAAHTWGVGELIAHALDRGARQVVLTVGGTASTDGGSGMLRALGASVTPSLELGGGPLRTVESVDLSLLRSKFAGVDVRVATDVSNPLLGEKGAAAIFGPQKGARPAEVALLGEALGRWARALHAAGGRDVSDAPGAGAGGGVAGGAMAALDAVFESGFDLVCELTGVPAALAEADLVITGEGSLDPQSLDGKAPAGIAARARARNLPVLAVAGRVTLDEAQLAQLGVAGYRALIDHAPSLAYAREHARELLRTQTADLVRAWGA
- a CDS encoding 2-hydroxyacid dehydrogenase, which gives rise to MPKIVVTGQLPEPALKVLGEAGEVWVADGPLRPDELRERVAGADALVTMVGDRVDGTVADAAGPGLTVVANVAVGYDNLDVKALSERGVTVTNTPGVLTDATADLAFGLLLMSTRRLSEGERLLRARTPWKFSLGFMLGAGLQGRTLGIVGLGQIGRAMARRARAFGLEIVYSGRNRAPAEVEAELGARRLPLEELLRSADFVSLHCPLTPETRHLINASSLRTMKPGAYLINTTRGPVVDEAALAEALAEGVLAGAALDVFEKEPEVEPRLLDLENVVITPHLGSATVETRTEMALLAARNVAAVLAGEPPLTAVTA
- a CDS encoding MarR family winged helix-turn-helix transcriptional regulator, producing MTISTPGVGVDAHRHTGHLIRRAQQIHTYLWSAEVSKEVTSTQYAVLSAVALNPETDQNALSREVSLDTSTVGAVVNRLIDRGHLRRDRDPGDRRRNLLSLTDAGHALFGELSVRAARMTEGMIECLPPEDREELVRILSRVVDAGEAKRERAEHTR
- a CDS encoding CoA transferase subunit A, which codes for MAELVSLADGVADLVRDGDTVALEGFTHLIPVAAGHEIIRQGRRGLTLVRMTPDIVYDQLIGAGCASKLIFSWGGNPGVGSLHRFRDAVQHGWPVPLEIEEHSHAGMANRYVAGASGLPFAVLRGYSGTDLPKHTATIKPITCPFTGEQLAAVPALNPDVTIVHAQRADRNGNVQLWGIAGVQKEAVLAAKRSLVTVEEIVDELEPRPGALVLPSWAVTAVAEAPGGAKPSYAAGYYDRDNDGYQAWDAVSRDREEFGKWLAEVAA
- a CDS encoding CoA-transferase subunit beta, with protein sequence MSTYTTDEMMSIAAARALGDGMSCFVGIGLPSTAANLARRSHAPNLVLVYESGCLGAKPGRLPLSIGDGELAETADAVVSVPEVFNYWLQPGRIDVGFLGAAQLDKFGNINTTVIGDDYADPKVRLPGAGGAPEIAASCREVFVVLRQSKRAFVEKVDFVTSFGHGSGRGDRERLGLPGAGPTLVVTDLGLLRPDPETAELTLTDLHPGVEVAQVREATGWALKVADDLRRTPEPTDAELAGLRELKKAGE
- a CDS encoding thiolase family protein; translation: MTEVFVLDAVRTPFGRYGGALAGTRPDDLAAHVLRALGERTGLDPSTVDEVVLGNANGAGEDNRNVARMATLLAGWPTSIPGGTVNRLCGSGLDAVSQASRLIATGDASLVVAGGVESMSRSPWVVQKPEKAFPNGNQTMYSTALGWRMVNPAMPEQWTVSLGESTELLAERYGIGRDEQDEFAARSHVNAAKAWDDGFYDDLVVPVPGTELTRDEGIRPDSSPEKLAKLKPVFRKQGTVTAGNASPLNDGASAVLLGDQAAADRVGATPLARVAGRGAAGVDPDVFGIGPVRAAEIALERAGIGWDDLAVVELNEAFAAQSLACLRDWPKLDPAKVNPHGGAIAIGHPLGASGGRILGTLAHDLRRRGGGWGLAAICIGVGQGLAVVLEA
- the pcaH gene encoding protocatechuate 3,4-dioxygenase subunit beta, translating into MSLPTYRPDPEGTHPPLGFPGYRSTALRHPKLPLVLLPQMLTEVTGPLLGPGRLGEHDNDLTRQHAGEPQGQRIVVHGRLLDGDGRPVRNSLVEVWQANAGGRYRHTGDRWPSPIDPNFDGVGRTLTDDNGHYEFTTIKPGAYPWKNHDNAWRPAHIHFSVFGTSFTQRLVTQMYFPEDPLFAQDPIFNSIPDEKARMRMVSRFDLERTQPEWALAYEFDIVLRGRDASVFEDEEDDE
- the pcaG gene encoding protocatechuate 3,4-dioxygenase subunit alpha; protein product: MSTPSQTVGPYLSIGLPWDDGPEVVPEGTPGAIVLRGVIYDGNGDPVPDAMVETWQADAEGRFDHPDDPRGRVAGFRGFGRCPTDERGRWSIRTVVPGPVPGRDGRTQAPHIDVSVLGRGLLHRVVTRIYFPEHAEANAADEVLDAVPEERRGTLIAVREGDGYRFDVRLQGDGETVFFEV
- the pcaD gene encoding 3-oxoadipate enol-lactonase, with amino-acid sequence MAVQVHHVVDGPSDGVPVVLGGSLGSTLAMWEPQVRPLTEAGYQVIRYDHRGHGGSPVPEGPYALADLGGDVLALLDERGIEKAHFVGLSLGGMTGMWLGAHAPDRLASLVLCCTSAKLGPPQMWADRIRAVREGGTESLASAVVDRWVTSAFQPERRAELERMVASTSDEGYAGCCAAIEVMDLTGELAGITVPTLVISASDDPSTPPPHGKAIAEAIPGARYAEVGDAAHLGNVERPDEFSELILARLAAQ
- the pcaC gene encoding 4-carboxymuconolactone decarboxylase, which encodes MSDDELYQDGIRVRREVLGDAHVDRAVANTTEFSQPFQDWITRSAWGSVWTRPGLDRRTRSCVTLAALAALHCHDELAMHVRVAIHNGLTPAEISEVLLHTAVYAGAPAGNAAFAVAQRVLAELGEESAVPDPAD
- a CDS encoding IclR family transcriptional regulator C-terminal domain-containing protein produces the protein MDETRGAHHVQSLDRGLAVIRAFGADAPELTLSDVARITGLTRAAARRFLLTLADLGYVRTDGKYFSLTARVLELGYAYLSSMSLPEVATPHLERLSAEVHESSSVSVLEGGDIVYVARVAVSRIMTVSINVGTRFPAYATSMGHVLLAGLPADRLDEYLAQARLDRLTAHTLTSEAALRAELAEVRGRGWALVDQELEEGLRSVAAPIRSREGKVVAAVNVSTHASRTTLEAVRDEMVPRLLDAAERIEADLAVAPPSRATRG
- a CDS encoding NTP transferase domain-containing protein — encoded protein: MAECAGLLLAAGAGRRFGGPKALVEVDGEPLVRRALRSLSTCSPVYVVTGAAADEVAGLLPSSVSVVHASDWASGMGASLRAGLLSLSTVDASAVVVHLVDLPGVTGDVVCRLAALAAPDVVARAAYDGVPGHPVLLGREYWAEIADAVSGDAGARHWLAARDDLRLVECGDLGSGRDVDRPGDLPRPGRSL
- a CDS encoding DeoR/GlpR family DNA-binding transcription regulator; this encodes MYAEERQQIILERARGLGRVDVATLAEEFTVTTETVRRDLTVLERHGVLRRVHGGAIPVERLGFEPAVATREVVMTAEKERIAKAALAELPEEGTILLDAGTTTARVAEQLPLDRELTVVTHSVNIALALATRPNLTVMLVGGRLRSRTLASVDAWALRALDETFVEVAFMATNGISVERGLTTPDPAESMVKRAAVNCARRTVLLADHTKVGNDHFSRFAELSDIDTFITDDGIDGAVAEEIAATGPRVLRV